A region of Rhodamnia argentea isolate NSW1041297 chromosome 9, ASM2092103v1, whole genome shotgun sequence DNA encodes the following proteins:
- the LOC115752940 gene encoding dof zinc finger protein DOF1.5: MANTSHGGQDSKGIKLFGATITLQGFRDQQVKSEAPISTKTTAAAAVTTATTTTTTRNQDALAEAMKRPDKIIPCPRCKSMETKFCYFNNYNVNQPRHFCKGCQRYWTAGGALRNVPVGAGRRKTKPPCRGVAGFPESCSFEGSEVNHHQYYDLGCGVVENWHQLIPQGTFQHVVRVKRRRNGDQSY, translated from the coding sequence ATGGCAAACACTAGCCATGGAGGCCAAGACTCAAAAGGGATCAAGCTCTTTGGAGCAACAATCACTTTGCAAGGATTTAGAGATCAACAGGTCAAGAGTGAAGCCCCAATTAGCACAaaaacaacagcagcagcagcagtgaCGACGGCGACGACCACAACAACAACCAGAAATCAAGATGCACTGGCAGAGGCAATGAAGAGGCCAGACAAGATCATACCATGCCCGAGATGCAAGAGCATGGAGACCAAGTTTTGCTATTTCAACAACTACAATGTCAACCAGCCCAGGCATTTTTGCAAGGGTTGCCAGAGGTACTGGACCGCCGGCGGGGCCCTGAGGAACGTCCCCGTTGGGGCCGGCCGCCGGAAAACCAAGCCACCGTGCCGGGGAGTCGCCGGGTTCCCGGAGAGTTGCTCTTTCGAAGGGTCAGAGGTAAACCATCATCAATACTACGATTTGGGCTGTGGGGTGGTGGAGAATTGGCACCAGTTGATTCCACAGGGCACTTTCCAACATGTTGTTAGGGTTAAGAGGAGGAGGAATGGTGATCAAAGCTATTGA